A single region of the Micropterus dolomieu isolate WLL.071019.BEF.003 ecotype Adirondacks linkage group LG02, ASM2129224v1, whole genome shotgun sequence genome encodes:
- the LOC123984597 gene encoding mesoderm induction early response protein 3-like, whose translation MYDKNFHLIQKHKVTTRTVAECVAFYYMWKKSERFDFFVQQNRFGKKKYSSYPGVTDLMDRLVDEAEGLAVDSSSSVCSGAGGGGRLETTTDQQLSLLNSITASDLTALSNSVATVCSPADVNCLDSYSFPPLESLHRGSLNHDESLGFPSNGADPDCLNMLDAGFYHSDLGQLGGVCVNKDCERPSKRLKMALPDSFINDVSVGNLEVDFEARRTATHHHRITGAKMAVSVTDFGSLAGNGEPNGFLGAHARHHTQHTAALQSE comes from the exons ATGTATGACAAGAATTTTCACCTCATACAGAAACATAAA GTCACAACACGAACAGTAGCAGAATGTGTGGCGTTTTACTACATGTGGAAAAAGTCCGAGCGCTTTGACTTCTTTGTGCAGCAGAATCGGTTTGGGAAGAAAAAGTACAGCAGCTATCCTGGCGTAAC GGACCTGATGGACAGGCTAGTGGATGAAGCAGAGGGACTAGCAGTGGACAGTTCCTCCTCTGTGTGTTCAGGagcaggtggaggaggaaggcTAGAGACCACCACAGACCAACAGCTCAGCCTGCTCAACTCCATCACTGCCAGCGACCTCACAG CTTTGAGTAACAGTGTAGCCACAGTGTGCAGCCCTGCAGACGTTAATTGCCTGGACTCCTACAGCTTTCCCCCACTGGAAAGTCTCCATCGCGGGTCCTTGAACCACGACGAATCACTTGGGTTCCCTTCTAATGGCGCCGACCCCGACTGCCTCAACATGCTCGACGCTGGCTTCTACCACTCTGACCTGGGCCAGCTAGGAGGAGTGTGCGTCAACAAGGACTGCGAGCGGCCCTCCAAGAGACTCAAGATGGCGCTGCCTGACTCCTTTATCAATGACGTGTCTGTGGGTAACCTTGAAGTGGACTTCGAAGCGCGACGGACAGCGACGCACCACCACCGAATCACCGGCGCCAAAATGGCAGTGTCCGTCACAGACTTTGGGAGCTTGGCTGGCAACGGCGAGCCCAACGGGTTTCTGGGAGCACATGCAAGGcaccacacacagcacactgCGGCACTTCAGTCAGAGTGA